The Hevea brasiliensis isolate MT/VB/25A 57/8 chromosome 1, ASM3005281v1, whole genome shotgun sequence genome has a window encoding:
- the LOC110640146 gene encoding small RNA-binding protein 11, chloroplastic isoform X2 → MVSFRGISKSFYQILSQSNPNYLASQFFSRGFSSKLFVKGISFSTTEKSLAEAFSKFGQVVESEIIRDKASNKSKGYGYVTFATEDEAKKAFMEMNGKLVDGRPVFVDNAWPRGSRGLVKQ, encoded by the exons ATGGTGTCTTTCAGAGGAATTTCCAAAAGTTTTTACCAAATTCTCTCTCAGTCAAACCCTAATTATTTAGCATCCCAGTTCTTCTCCAGAGGCTTCTCTTCCAAGCTTTTCGTTAAAg GTATATCTTTCTCCACTACAGAGAAGTCATTAGCTgaggcattttcaaaatttggtcaaGTCGTGGAAT ctGAAATAATAAGGGATAAAGCTAGCAACAAATCAAAAGGTTACGGGTATGTGACCTTTGCTACAGAGGATGAAGCCAAAAAGGCCTTTATGGAGATGAATGGGAAG CTGGTAGATGGACGTCCTGTTTTCGTGGATAATGCTTGGCCAAGGGGAAGCAGAGGACTAGTGAAGCAGTAG
- the LOC110640146 gene encoding small RNA-binding protein 11, chloroplastic isoform X1, producing MVSFRGISKSFYQILSQSNPNYLASQFFSRGFSSKLFVKGTNDFAAGISFSTTEKSLAEAFSKFGQVVESEIIRDKASNKSKGYGYVTFATEDEAKKAFMEMNGKLVDGRPVFVDNAWPRGSRGLVKQ from the exons ATGGTGTCTTTCAGAGGAATTTCCAAAAGTTTTTACCAAATTCTCTCTCAGTCAAACCCTAATTATTTAGCATCCCAGTTCTTCTCCAGAGGCTTCTCTTCCAAGCTTTTCGTTAAAg GAACTAATGACTTTGCTGCAGGTATATCTTTCTCCACTACAGAGAAGTCATTAGCTgaggcattttcaaaatttggtcaaGTCGTGGAAT ctGAAATAATAAGGGATAAAGCTAGCAACAAATCAAAAGGTTACGGGTATGTGACCTTTGCTACAGAGGATGAAGCCAAAAAGGCCTTTATGGAGATGAATGGGAAG CTGGTAGATGGACGTCCTGTTTTCGTGGATAATGCTTGGCCAAGGGGAAGCAGAGGACTAGTGAAGCAGTAG
- the LOC110640146 gene encoding small RNA-binding protein 11, chloroplastic isoform X3, with product MVSFRGISKSFYQILSQSNPNYLASQFFSRGFSSKLFVKAEIIRDKASNKSKGYGYVTFATEDEAKKAFMEMNGKLVDGRPVFVDNAWPRGSRGLVKQ from the exons ATGGTGTCTTTCAGAGGAATTTCCAAAAGTTTTTACCAAATTCTCTCTCAGTCAAACCCTAATTATTTAGCATCCCAGTTCTTCTCCAGAGGCTTCTCTTCCAAGCTTTTCGTTAAAg ctGAAATAATAAGGGATAAAGCTAGCAACAAATCAAAAGGTTACGGGTATGTGACCTTTGCTACAGAGGATGAAGCCAAAAAGGCCTTTATGGAGATGAATGGGAAG CTGGTAGATGGACGTCCTGTTTTCGTGGATAATGCTTGGCCAAGGGGAAGCAGAGGACTAGTGAAGCAGTAG